Proteins from a genomic interval of Cydia amplana chromosome 8, ilCydAmpl1.1, whole genome shotgun sequence:
- the LOC134650187 gene encoding origin recognition complex subunit 3 produces the protein MESTVSVSKGVFLFPSTLKKPKNVKQKTNLFEKQFKKEPWYKAYKKNWGKIESRITDLHQKTYDVLLNDMVNYIKSFYGGNESLTLEGIIPSATLLTGVNQPDHVSQFETLISKIRDEVTPHIAMVNSQDASTVKHLVENAVWQLVNGHELMDDSADSDDETLPTKKKLKKNQCTMRLLQNWYNNKYLSPSPKKRQTVSMRSLVIIIPDFESFNCNVLQDFVMIISSYVSSLPIVFVFGVATSVSALHKSFPYHVSSKLLIKVFHSHSSPVYMNQVLEDIFLTYTSPLHLSGKAFELLTDVFLFYDFSVTGLIQSIKYCMMEHYYGDNVKSLCCGREDIENVAAKLSAEDLETIRQLPSFRPFLEAQDCETKIGLFEDDNFFREVLCQELNKLHDYLHSFYLCVRLLAAFLKDLPKNIIGKTVREIYTKCAGESVTKTQTFKECMQLINFQSQLKLLDSIQGALKVVNTELQVVSPVKPLRSSPTKNNTNKLVLNNDLGETFAKTVRIHLLTFLRQLENANTEATVLADVANQTEDDMEIVPGNRYKLKEQLLRATRADRIQSEFEMIRSRFVSYLEDMFAKGLQPPSTQTFHEVLFFTDVSSVRKQIVGSPRGAVHTALSNPHHYLQCLCCRLSSSDSASATLPDVCLAYKLHRECGKHINLYDWLQAFAAVLCPGDEEGDVHTQARFTRAVSELQFLGFIKSSKRKTDHVMRLTW, from the exons ATGGAGTCTACCGTATCCGTTTCAAAG GGTGTGTTTCTATTCCCTAGTACATTGAAAAAACCTAAAAATGTAAAGCAAAAAACCAACTTGTTCGAAAAACAATTCAAGAAAGAACCATGGTACAAGGCATATAAAAAGAACTGGGGCAAAATTGAGTCTAGAATAACG GATTTGCATCAAAAAACCTATGATGTCCTACTGAATGACATGGTGAACTACATAAAGTCATTCTACGGAGGTAATGAATCACTAACCTTGGAGGGTATCATACCCAGTGCCACTCTTCTTACCGGAGTCAACCAGCCGGACCATGTGTCTCAGTTTGAAACACTTATATctaaaataag GGATGAAGTGACACCTCACATTGCAATGGTGAATTCGCAAGATGCATCTACAGTGAAGCACTTAGTTGAGAATGCAGTTTGGCAGCTGGTAAATGGACATGAACTAATG gATGACAGTGCAGATTCAGATGATGAAACACTGCCAACaaagaagaaattaaaaaagaaccAATGTACAATGAGACTATTACAGAACTGGTACAACAATAAGTATCTCAGCCCCTCTCCTAAGAAACGACAAACTGTCTCCATGAGATCACTAGTCATCATTATACCGGACTTTGAAAGCTTcaattgtaatgttttacaagattttgttatgattataag ttcGTACGTGTCATCTCTGCCGATAGTGTTCGTGTTCGGCGTGGCCACGTCCGTGTCGGCGCTGCACAAGTCGTTCCCCTACCACGTCTCCTCCAAACTGCTCATCAAAGTGTTCCATTCACATTCGTCGCCGGTATACATGAATCAG GTGCTTGAAGATATATTCCTGACCTACACAAGTCCCCTCCACTTGTCTGGAAAAGCGTTCGAGCTGTTGACTGACGTGTTCTTGTTCTACGATTTCTCGGTCACAGGACTTATTCAAAGCATAAAG TATTGCATGATGGAACACTACTATGGAGACAACGTGAAATCTCTCTGCTGCGGACGAGAAGACATCGAAAACGTAGCCGCCAAATTATCAGCAGAAGACTTAGAAACCATCCGGCAACTACCCTCTTTCCGACCTTTTCTCGAGGCACAAGATTGTGAAACTAAAATTGGTCTGTTTGAAGACGACAATTTCTTCAGAGAGGTGTTGTGTCAAGAATTGAACAAGCTACATGATTACTTGCACAGCTTTTATTTGTGTGTGCGGCTGTTGGCGGCGTTTTTGAAGGATCtgcctaaaaatattattgggaAGACG GTTCGCGAAATATACACCAAATGTGCCGGCGAATCCGTAACCAAAACCCAAACTTTCAAAGAATGCATGCAGCTAATAAATTTCCAATCACAACTGAAGCTACTAGACAGTATACAGGGCGCACTTAAAGTCGTCAATACGGAGCTACAAGTTGTATCACCAGTAAAACCTCTTAGATCCTCACCAACCAAGAACAACACTAACAAATTAGTCTTAAATAACGATTTAGGAGAAACTTTTGCTAAGACGGTTAGGATTCATTTGCTTACGTTTTTGAGGCAGCTCGAAAACGCCAATACTGAGGCCACTGTGCTCGCAGATGTAGCTAATCAGACTGAGGATGATATGGAAATTGTGCCGGGAAATAGGTACAAATTGAAAGAG CAACTATTACGTGCGACGAGGGCAGACCGCATCCAATCTGAGTTCGAGATGATTCGCTCGCGTTTCGTCAGCTATCTTGAGGACATGTTTGCaaag GGCTTACAACCGCCTTCTACGCAGACTTTCCACGAGGTGTTATTCTTTACTGACGTGAGCAGCGTCAGGAAACAGATCGTCGGCTCCCCCCGCGGCGCCGTGCACACCGCGCTCAGCAACCCACACCATTATTTACAG TGTTTATGCTGCCGCCTCTCATCATCGGACAGCGCTTCAGCAACACTCCCGGACGTGTGTCTAGCGTACAAGCTGCACCGCGAGTGCGGGAAACACATCAACCTGTACGACTGGCTGCAAGCGTTCGCCGCGGTCCTGTGCCCGGGCGATGAAGAAGGAGACGTGCACACACA GGCACGCTTCACCCGAGCCGTGTCTGAACTCCAATTCCTCGGCTTCATCAAGTCTTCAAAGAGGAAGACGGACCACGTGATGCGTCTCACCTGGTGA
- the LOC134650587 gene encoding larval cuticle protein 1-like, with amino-acid sequence LQVVFVAALVAVALAAPAEPEPVKILRSEFDQQPEGGYSYAIETEDGVKKEEVGEIKSVNDEENKPHNVVIVRGSYSYTDKEGTPHTLTYVADENGFQPLSEDIPKAPQA; translated from the exons TTGCAGGTCGTATTCGTCGCCGCCCTCGTGGCCGTCGCCCTCGCCGCGCCCGCGGAGCCAGAGCCCGTCAAAATTCTTCGTTCCGAATTCGACCAGCAGCCAGAGGGTGGATACAGTTACGC taTTGAAACTGAAGATGGCGTCAAAAAGGAGGAGGTTGGTGAGATTAAGAGCGTGAATGACGAAGAGAACAAACCCCACAACGTTGTAATCGTCCGCGGTTCCTACAGCTACACCGACAAGGAGGGAACACCCCACACCCTTACTTACGTCGCCGACGAAAACGGCTTCCAGCCTCTGAGCGAAGACATCCCCAAGGCGCCCCAGGCTTAA